A window of Dermacentor andersoni chromosome 4, qqDerAnde1_hic_scaffold, whole genome shotgun sequence genomic DNA:
AAGTTCCACGTTATCACACTTTTGTTACGAATATTCGTTGTTTCTTGCACAGGTTCACTTACCTGCAGGTTTCTattcaaatacgaaaaaaaaaagaattgagagGTGCTCTTCGAACACGAACACCACATGAGCCGAGCTCCGTATGATGTTTATGATTCCAAAAATTTAAAACCCAAGTATCACAACTTCGTTTAAACTTCACACATGATAGGATATATCGCacgagagagatagaaagaaaaagaaatgtttcagCAATCGGTCTCATATATAGCACAAGACAGTTGAAACAAACGTATAACagtccttatttttctttttctacggaAGGGAGGGCACATGTAAAGCGACGCAATGTACGTATGCATATGTAATGAAGGGCGGAAGGCTGCCAGTCGCGGGCTGTGCCTAAAGTTCGTCGTGGGGCactttcttgagcgcattgttgCCATTGGGATAGAAGACGTAGTGCTGCAGCATGAACAGCACGTCGAACATGATGCTGATCACGCCAAGGCCAAACTTGGTGAAGTTCCCAAACAGCGACGACCAGTCATCTGCGAGGTGAGAAATCAAGAGTGGCGCTGATGCGGATGACACAGAAAGCGGATGAAGCTTAAGGTGTTCTCCAAACAGGTATTCCATGGAGTTCCCTACAAAAGAAAATTACTATAGAGGAAACTATGATGCTAGTGTACACGGGTGCTGCAGGCATGACAGTTTGACCAGTATGGGAACGATTCACCTGTTGCTCATGcccatttgcctaaacttcatccttctggcttcaaacggctttgcgacTGCACAAATTTATCACCTTCAACGACAAAATATTGCGTCGCAGACGCAAGAATTCTCAGTTATTATGTGACGGAATTGTTGCCTTGCAGTGTTTAGCGAAAATGTTTGCTTCCAAATTTAAAAAGATAAATGGCAGAAAATGACGCCACAAGAGTGCCTGAGGCCACGAGCACGAAGACTAAAACAAATCTATGTATTTTACTCATGCTTCTCGTggtagctgaacgatcgcagtgccagagtGCCATCTAGTGGTATTAGTAGCAAACTATGCCATATGCCATCCAGCACTATAGTTCCGTATTTGTAAAAGTCATATTGGTAAATTGCGTTTTCTAATAGCGAAACGGGCACTCTTACCGCGAGGAGGATGCctgttaagaaaaagaaaaaaagattcaaGAACGAAAGACATGTGGTGACGCCAACGTGAAGTTCTCTCCCCAGCTTACCGTGTGATCATGGATTTCGAGAGCGTCTGCCGTGTCCAATTGTTTagcagtaaaacaaaaaaaaaatactgtgcaTTGTAAGGAAACTAGACTCAACCTATCTATGTTTTCATTACATTTTCCTGAGCGCCAGAACGGCCGAAGTCCCCCAAATATACTTCTTGAAATCCATGGCGTCACAGGGGCTGAGCTATGTTATGGCTGGCGtctagcacctcgtgcagaaaggacttgcacccaccatgcctcgtcgaaatgaagcgtggcTTCTGTTACGGTTGGAGTCTatcacctcgtgcagaaaggactttcactcaccatgcctcgtcgaaatgaagcgcgactttctaattcgccatggtcatctcgaatgtctgccggtctggcggaagccctgcagtgtttacaggcctattttgtgtgtgtgtatgcgacTTTAGAGTCGCATACCtctcctcgaactgtcaagctctacaggagaacttccacgaaccagcaacacGCAAAAGAGAcagacaagcgtctacaattcccggaggctcggtataaccacaggcgtggtataaccggaggcggggcactctttccgcgaatcagactctgtgccggtcacatgacgtcgacggaagcaagatccctcccacaattgtagagagcctatttaaggggctccgaaatgtacttttttagaacacttcattctcttctcatcatctttcatcaacctttgaattaaccgtgcaagtttcgcactagaaatcgtctcgtccttgcccggtcgccatggtctaccgcatgcctgcagcccgccgacaacgccacgctacccaatagtaacgtcggtcgagcttcgataggcaggcgtcgctacaactcggcagcagtacgatacgctaccctggagtacgcaacagctaTCGGCGCGAAATTAGAAACTAAGTCTCCATTTTCTCCAGTGATAACCTTTTTGCGTcaaatgaacaaaaaaagaagtttttAGAAAAATGCTTTCCTAGTTTAAAGTTACTTGGCAttgctctttagtgtccctttaaattatagtgactgtcggaagcaaaattttgatttagggcctgaatataaAATAAAGAACTGCTTAAAATTGCcgagtttgaaaaaaaatatagaagcacgaagtttacaaatccacacctcttcatcaagaacaaatgttgtagttctgtaaactgcatccgttagaacaTCCGTCTTACGTGAGCTTGTTGCAACGTTTACAGCaattttgcaaaagtcctatCTACATATTAGTCGTGTATTtaagagccatgtataatacgtcaattttgtccgctttatatgaaCTATTATGCGTAattgacagaattgtgatatcgcttTTCATTGCTTAGTTACAGAGTCATAAAATGAACActgtcgttttttgaaaattagcaatttttaacattttttttataaGGAAATTGACAGCCTAGATCAAAAATCCGCTTCCAACCGTCACTAGATTTTGACCTTTTCTTTGACACGAAACAAACTATTTGgtgcgatttctcctttcccgtgttcaccactacggcctgcctcataatgtcgtggttctgacacgtaaattCCCAGAATTCTTAACGCCACTGTAATGGGCGTATTGAGTACCACTTGCTACGCTTTAATAGATAACGGAAGTGAGACGATTTCGGCTAGGGTTACCACGCGATCGCTGCGTATTGTAAGAATGTACGCAACGCGCCGACGCCAGTCGACGCGACGCGAGAAATGCGCACCATGCCGTTGCATGCAGTACGTCGAAGGCTCCCAAGAAAACTGGACATGTTTGGTGTCACGCGCATAACAAGCTTTGCGAACGCAACGGACTGCTGAGAAAATATGCCTAAGGACTCTCTGCTGCTCTCGGAGGCAACATCGTGACCTAAGGGCCGCGGCCCAAGAGCGAgcacatttgttgcatttcacgAACACTATTGTTAGCCAACTGATACAGCGTTCAGTAGAACTGGACTCGCACTCTCTCTTCGCCAACGTCAAAGCACCACTGCATGAGAGTGTGCCAAAGTCGCCACGTGGACGGACCTGTGCAAGTGGCCGTTTGTGCAAATCCTCCGTGCTCTTGAGGGGCGCCAAGCGGGGCGTTTAGCACCGCGCTCGAGTGCTCTGTTGAGCGACGCGGAGCCCACCTCGCGAGAACGGGCGCGGAGTGAGAACGCCGGGCCAACATCTTTAAGCGGAGGCAGGTGTCGGAGCCAGACGCTGGCCACTTCGCACGGCAAATGCGTGAGGCGAGAACGCTACTGCAGCTAAGGTCGCCCTGCAGTCTAAGCGAAGCGCTACTCACGCGTAATAACCGTCGCAAACGCTCGGAGGCGAAAACTGCCGCGAGAAGACCGTAGTAAAGACGTGTGGATGTGTCGCGATCCACAGCCCATATATGCTCTAACAGTGCACAGAGATAAGGAAGAATGTTCCGCGCGCATCGTAGCAGCAGTCAGCCTGCGTACCCAAGAAACGTCCGGTGGTGTGTCTTATCAGGCAACTACGAAAAAAGGAATACTGTGTTCTTAAGTTTGTCGTGAGTACGGGACGTTTCAAACACTCGAAATGCGTCCCAGGCATCAAGCATAGATGCCTGGGACGGAAGTATAATTTCTCGTGTAACTTACGGGGAAATTTGATTTTCAATATTGCGATTAGCTCCAAAGTGCGGAAAATCTCCGGGCTTCTGTTTCGGCGAACTATTACGACTCGAACTGTCTATCTTCCCCGCGAACTTTAACGGGCTATTTCACTGCGGGCAAGGCTCTTCGGGCACCTGTTCGTAACCGACAAAAGCTGGCACGCAACAACCGCGAGCGCTGAAGCCCCACTGCTTTCGCAATAGATGCTCTTTGATCGAAAACACAGCGATCCCACGTATGCGAAGCTAACACGCAGCGTTACGAATGACCTAAGCGAAAAATCACGTTATAAGAGTTATAACAAGCGAGAAGCTCGTAGGCGATCTAAGTTATACCGAAGCGTCAAAATTAAGCCCaatttcctttattatttttttaagcgctttgaaataaagtgaaagaaaacaaacagaCTGCATGTCGCTGGGTGCTGAACCCGCGAAACCAGCACGTCGTTTGCTGTGCATGTATGTAATTTTGCTAAGCGAGGAACCGGCCCGGGAGCAGGATATCTGCGGGTCTAATTCTCAGCGGACCATTGCGAGTAGCAGATTTTGTCACGCAGGATCCCGAATACCATGCTCTTGCAGAACGGAAGGCGAACTTGCAATGTATCGCCGTTTCAACCACATCCGGTAAGGACTGCCGCAGTAACGCTGCGCCGTTCGATGGGAACAGGAAGTCGTATGCGTGGCGCGCCCCACACACTGTGCACTTACGAACACTTGGCTCACCATGTCATACAAACAGACAAGCAAGGTCTCGCGCTTTTGTTGCGCTGCATTCCTCGTCTCGCGGCATTGTTCTTCAAATCGTCGGGGCCAATTCGACTATCGAAAGAAAGACAGCTGGCACGACAAACGCTCGGAATCTGTCCAAGCGGCCGCCTCAAGGAACGACAGATGGCACCTGCATTGCACCTCGTGATCTACCGTATGCTCCTGTCGTTTCTGGCAGCCGCAGTTTGGCAGCCACCTACCGCTGTTACAGTTTATTGCCCGTCGTTGTTCGAGAAAACAACGCACGCACAAATAACGTGAACGGATCCGGTTTCGAGAAATGGCAGCGCATGACAAGTTGGATGTCTCATCTTGGGAGACGATTGTTAACGGCGCTTCGTTCGTGTAAGAAGTGTCGCTCACTAAGCGACCCGTTTAGAAAGTGATAGCACGTGTGGTGTCGCCGCTGGCCAGCGCCTGCTTTTCTGAGCCGCTCTTGCGTACGACCTGCTTCTGCGATTACGGGCTCTCTAAATTCAGGCGTCTGACTAACCAGCGATCagttaagcaagcaagcaagcagccgCCGTCATTTTTCCTGATATGATACAAATGGCCTGCAATCAGGCGCGAGAAACCGGGGCACACGACAAGCGAAACGACCAAGcctaacgtaaaaaaaaaaggcagttctTACGCTCGGGCCGCCACTAAGAATAGACACTGGGAGACCGTTAACGCAAACATATTAAGATAGGCGGCGGCTAAAGACAAACACATCTAACGAACGAAATGCTTCGTGTATTTGGCGTTTTATATCTGTGAAACGCCAAATACACGAAGCTGTTCGTTCGTTAGATGTGTTTGTACATACTGGAGTACTAAGATTGCCGCCACCAATATATTGTGTTATTACCGTAATTATAGGCGATGATAAACATCTGCAGCATGCTCAGGGTTCCACCGGTGAAGTCGAGGAGTATGTTCCCGATGCTCCAGCCAATCGTAGATTTTCTCCTGAAGTTGAGAATGGCCTGCATTCGGAGAGAGAATTGATATCAGCGACGCCAGTAATGTGCTTATAGAGCATATAGTGTGATATGGGAGATTCCGGATTTGCTTTAAAATTTAAAATAAGGTTTCGGGCGTATCACGATGCCAGTCTAATGCTTGCAACATACACAATTTTTTCCAGTTACCCGCTTTGTAAGCTGTCAAATGTGAACATCGTTGAAACGGGGCGACAGTACAAAGAACAACGAGCTCCCGTCCTGTTTCAGCGTTATTGATCTTAGTTGTAACAAAATAACCCAGCCCATTATGAACTACTATTTAGTATGGCAAataagttctgcggaagcccgcaaggtagaGGAAAGTAAACATATGATAGAGAAAggttgtcatccacccgaattgtagcacgaagctacaaaggaaacccgtacgggtttctcggaaagaaagcctcgcagctgaagaaaaattcgtcctggtccgggatttgAGCCCGAGACCGAAACCTTTCCGCGGCGGTCTCTCTATCatccgagctaaccaggaggccagCAGACCGCCGAGGCAGGGTGAATTAATGGACAACTCGAGGCACTGGGACGTTCTCCGTAAAGCCCGCGGGATGGAGGAAACCCTGCGAGTTTTCTGACAaatccgtacgggtttcctttgtagctactTGCTACAGCTCGGGCGGACGACAAATTTCCCCCCCTTTCATATTGTTTAGTATATACGTTAAAGTCTTAATGTGATTCAACAAGGTTAAAATACGGTTCGGGTCTGAGCTAGTTGGTGGTTAATGGCTCAGCTAGTAATGCCGTGTTGCAGGGTGTGGCAATCGCTAGCCTACAGCTGGTCAGGTACTTTACCTGCGGGATGTACTTCACCAGCGTGATGACGAGCTTGCAGTAGGAAAAGTAGTAGAGGTAGAAGAGCCACGGGCTGGACCAGTGGCGGCCTGCCGCAAGCGTGATCACGCCGTAGAGCGCTGCGCCGACCCACACGATGCCCAGAAGCGCCCGGGCCGCCAGGGACATGCGCTGGTCCTTCCTCTGCGCGGGCCACACAGCGAGACTCAATGCACGGCGACCGCACGTCTCCCGTTATTCCAATTACTTCCGTCTCTATACGGCGACCGGCAGCCATCAAACAAGCTCACAGACGCCAATTAATGAGGCAAAATTTTGAACGCTGACTCTAGAGGCGTACTGTCTCTACATTCAGCGTTGAAAAATTCTGCAAGATGtgataatgagaaaaaaaaaggaacaaaaacaaaaaaataaagctgcTAGGCCCATACATACATTGGGGTGCCGGAGCTGTAATTTTGTTTCTTTGGGTCGCCACCCTTGCgcgtaaaattaaattttggggtttaaTGTGCACAAGCTGCAAAATGGGCTACGAGGGACACCACAGTGGAGggatccttttttttcttcttttttttcaaccacATTTTTTGACCACGTGGGTATCAATTAACGTGCACCCGAAGAGCACGATGCAcgagcgtctctctctctctttttttttttttgcattccgtcgcCAGCGGAACGAGACAACCGCGGCCGggaatcgcacccgcgaccttATCCACGGCAGCATAATTCAAGAGCCGCCGACACAGCGTGACCCTGACACTTGCACGCGTTTGGCGCAGACTACTACGGGCTACAGAAACGGTTAAGGCGGGGGCAGGAAGCATGGGCGAAATCATCGGCTGCAGGACGCAACCAGCCGctggacgcagaaagaaacattGAGTAACACTGTCCTAGTCTCTTTACTCTGTCGTTACAGTTAACCATCAGAAGGACTACGAAtaaacgttccttttttttttttttttcaagcgatgTAGTTCTTCGTTCTTTTTGTTTACTCTTACGATGTGATTCAGTTATTGCAGTTGGCATAAGAAAGACGAAGGCGAGAGACGTCTTCACTGTACGAAAGCACGATCGCGGGCGTAGTTCAGTCAGGAACGTGCACATTACATCGGCGCTGACAACGGGGCGACTCACCTCGTAGAACAAGCACTGGAGCACCGTGATCAATGTGGCCAGCGAGGCGTGCAGGCCGAACACGATGTCGTTCACCTCGACTGGCAGCACTCCCATAGGGTGGCGCGAGTAGTACTCGCTCTGCAGCGACCACAGTTGACGGTCTTAAGAATGCTGTAGAATTCTTTAGGATGCAATTTCATGTCATAAATACAATCGTTATTTATACAACAGTGAACATTTTCATCCTGTAACGGGAATTTGCGAAGTATCTTCCAGCTATAGAAGCGCTACAGACGTGTATAGCACGTTCTTTTCGAGATAGAAAGAAGAGGGAACGGTCAAGCAAGCAATGACAAAGGACGTTGCGGGAAAAAATTTCACAGTAAAAGACGCGACGTTTCCACGTGTGAACCTCGATGCGAGATAAATAACACAAACAAAAACGAATGTGTCCGTTTCTCGGAGCTGCCTTTTGTCGTGAAGATTTTTATCGGCAGTGAGCTCATCTACGTAGTTTTACTTTCAGCGTTTACAGATTGCCCAAGGAGGGTCTGAGGAACAATTAAGTTTATTCTGATACGGCCAGTTGCCTAAGTTAGGTTATAATACTTATTTTAATACATTGTATATGGAGGAAAAAGCAGACTGATCGTGTGTGCCATGGCTTTTACGTGAGACCTTTAATTAGGTAAGGTTTAACAATATTCGATTGGGGAGGTTATGCTAGGCGAAGCTGCATTAGGTCCCTTGCGATCACTATTGACGCCAGCCATCCCAACAAAGGTTACCTTCCGTTCGGCTGTTTTATAATGGCCAATTCAGAGACTACTACAATTATAACTTTAGGTGAATTGAACAATGACGTAATGAAGTTAGCGCACGCTTCTGGCCTCGAGTTTAACGCAGTAAATAAGGAAGGCACTTGGTGTGCGTCTCTGATAAGCGACGTAAATAAACTGCAGTTGGTTGATTCGCAAACATTAAGGTATCCTTGACTTCGCGTCATGACTGCAATCAAACATTCAAGTCGATGTCGTCTCAGGACAGTGTATTTTCTGAAGAATTGATGAGCAGTGCTTGGAAATACATTTCACGCTGCGCCTACCTGAACGACGGGACTGCAGTAGACGCCAAGGTTGAAGAAGGAGTACGCCAAGAAACCCGTTAGGTTGAGGCCGATGAAGTCGAAGCTCAAGCCAACCACACTGAAACGAGAGCGCCAGGTCGGCTTACATGAGAAATCGTTATTTGCCCTGGCCCGAAGCTAATTACGCTCAACGGAGCGAACACATGTGCAATCATCTTGCACAAATCCAAAGCACTTAATCGCTGTCGCAATGTTTTGGTAACGCGTTGAAACGGCAACACCCAGTGACAGATTGTACATAAAAATGAATTAAGTGGCCTTCCTCTTGAAATGTGCATACGTGAGGTTCGTAGACGTGAACTACAGGCGTTATAAATGCCTGTCGAGCAGTGTGCGCTTtgaaatttttgaaaaaaaaaaaaaaaaaaaaacgctcggaATTTGGCTGGTGCGAAGAAATGTGCGCATAAACATTAACTcatttagtaaagaaaaaagataacagcCAAAGTGCACCACAATTCTGTGAAGAACTATCGGCCTCGTAAACGCTTGTGTGTGACTACGGTGGAAAGCTGCTTATTCGTGAAAATTCTTAAAGGAGCATATTTTTCGCAATAAGTATGTCTTCTGTAAAGTGGTTGCTAAGTCTCGCTTTCGCAAGAGCTAACTGCGTTTCTTATGCTGCAACAAGCGCTATATAGCCTTACTAAGTCCTTGTTTGGACAGCCGTTGCCGGAAACCTGAGATATATATATTCACCCACAAGTGCTTGAGGCCAGCAGTGTGTTTTCGAATTTGATCACTCGCACTGGTAAGTAAAGCTCGTCTTCGAACATCGTTGTTTTATTCAAGTTCTTAGAGCACTGTTGACTTATAAAGACACTAAACTACTATAGCATCCGAGGTTTAACGATATACCTAAGTGTCGTTCGAGGAAGTGAGAAAAACGCCGGCGAACTGCGGTTTTCGATATTTATTTGTCCAGGGCGTTACCTGAACACACTGGGAAAAGTGACACATGAATTTTGCTTCAACCAGAAGTTATTGGGACGAACTTTGGCCAAATGGCCACGAACAATCGAGTACGTAGCAGGTTTGACAAAATTTAGACGACGAAGCTGGGTTGCCAATGCGAAAGTTCGAAATTTGCCTCAACACTTGCTAGGAAAGCACGCACATTTTCTTGCCAAGAAAAATGTCCGAGAAGCGACGACGAAAACGTGCAGCTATACGGCGTTCTCAGCTCCGCGGTCCATAATCCAATCTTTCGTCTTCAGGAGCAGTACTGAGAACTTGCTCATTTTTCGCCCCCCgccccccacacacacatgcaaagaaggtaggaaaaaaaaaagcgaatgggCAAActataaagcaaaaagaaaaagcaagaaacacaAGCTCAGTTTTGACCCACCTCGTAGAAATAGCGCACAATGGGAAACGAAAGACTGCGTTTAACAACGGTTCTCATCGATGACCGAACACTGCATTCTTTCGGCTACGAGAAATGGCAAGAATCCATGGACTGCGCAGAGAGCCTGCCACTCGCTTTAGTATCTAAGCAAGTGGTAGTCCCCATTCATGGTGTCGTTTTCTTTCGCAAGCCGTGGGTCATCGAGCGACATCATCCGGAACGGTGGGATGCACGCGAACGACAAGTACGTATAGATTCTATACAGAAACGGCGGTCTGGTACGTGCTGTAGCAAGCGTGCTGTAGCAGGCGCAAGGAAACGCGCTGCTCGAGCGATTTTTGTTCTTGCGTCTTGGTAGACAGAGATGCTCCTCTTGGCGAGCATGAACCATTGGTCACGCACGTTT
This region includes:
- the LOC126536990 gene encoding cystinosin-like, which encodes MCYVLRRRGNFPSPVLPFLLAGITALATASGSRIRVSTHDLEWKLGDSSSFQVFLDPPLNETLFVSLVASKGEDLLADSAGRHVITPGSEGGIWLNLTARKAGYAIIHLNASLSDVDSSDAFVRISVLRLGWLNVLSAVFGWFYFIAWSISFYPQIYLNWKRRSVVGLSFDFIGLNLTGFLAYSFFNLGVYCSPVVQSEYYSRHPMGVLPVEVNDIVFGLHASLATLITVLQCLFYERKDQRMSLAARALLGIVWVGAALYGVITLAAGRHWSSPWLFYLYYFSYCKLVITLVKYIPQAILNFRRKSTIGWSIGNILLDFTGGTLSMLQMFIIAYNYDDWSSLFGNFTKFGLGVISIMFDVLFMLQHYVFYPNGNNALKKVPHDEL